The following proteins are co-located in the Cryptococcus neoformans var. grubii H99 chromosome 1, complete sequence genome:
- a CDS encoding myosin regulatory light chain cdc4: MSGNNAEYREAFALFDKRGTGQVPRESLGELLRSLGQNPTQAEVAELEKTVGATFSYDEFLAVLNRPDGWKPAGTADEFIKGFQVFDKAGNGFIGAGELRYVLTQLGEKMTDEEVDELLKGFPVQDGQINYHSFVRSILSQ, translated from the exons ATG TCCGGCAACAACGCAG AATACCGAGAAGCCTTTGCCCTCTTTGACAAACGAGGCACCGGCCAAGTGCCCCGTGAATCCCTTGGTGAACTCTTGCGGTCCTTGGGTCAAAATCCTACCCAGGCAGAGGTCGCAGAGCTCGAGAAGACTGTCGGAGCCACTTTCAGCTATGACGAGTTTTTGGCGGTGTTGAACAGGCCGGATGGATGGAAGCCCGCCGGTACTGCCG ACGAGTTTATCAAAGGATTCCAAGTCTTTGACAAGGCTGGAAACGGGTTCATCGGTGCCGGTGAACTTCGTTATGTCCTCACCCAGCTTGGCGAGAAGATGACTGATGAGGAAGTGGACGAGCTGCTCAAGGGCTTCCCTGTCCA AGACGGCCAGATCAACTACCACTCTTTCGTCCGATCAATTCTTTCTCAATAA
- a CDS encoding ATP-dependent RNA helicase ded1: MAATDVNGLASQMNSVNLNGAAQKPQKPAYVPPHLRNRATPPAAVPPAAPAAYRPSPTGLPTPATTPPTRHIVPAAVAEDDVGGWGAQPRVRKTFEHGAPPGFGSWKNGQHVVGARNSRMEKEMYGEVGDGLHQSTGINFDKYADIPVEVSGKGVPEPVTEFTNPPINPILLENVKYARYTTPTPVQKYSIPIVADGRDLMACAQTGSGKTGGFLFPILSALFTYGPSAPPVEQDTGYGYRRTKKVYPTALVLAPTRELVSQIHEEARKFAYRSWVRPAVVYGGADIGSQMRALDRGCDLLSATPGRLVDLIERGKISLANVKYLVLDEADRMLDMGFEPQIRRIVDEEDMPGVLDRQTLMFSATFPREIQNLARSFLKEYIFLTVGRVGSTSENITQRVEYVDDQDKRSLLLDLLLAEQSGGLILVFVETKRMADTLCDFLCSRRHNATSIHGDRTQREREAALYAFKSGRAPILVATAVAARGLDIPNVTHVILYDLPNDVAEYTHRIGRTGRAGNVGTSTAFFNRGNTNIGKDLIELLKEANQEVPQWLVEISSERSYGGGGGGYRGGRGRSTGGGSGRMAGRDMRQGGSGYGGGGGGRTGGYGGGYGGGGGGAGWGNGGGFPPAGGDSGASWW; the protein is encoded by the exons ATGGCTGCTACCGATGTCAATGGACTCGCGTCCCAAATGA ACTCCGTTAACCTTAACGGTGCCGCTCAGAAACCTCAGAAACCCGCCTACGTCCCTCCTCACTTGAGGAACCGTGCCACTCCTCCCGCCGCCGTCCCTCCTGCGGCCCCCGCAGCCTACAGGCCATCTCCCACGGGTCTGCCCACCCCCGCCACCACCCCTCCTACCAGGCATATTGTGCCTGCCGCCGTTGCCGAGGACGATGTCGGCGGATGGGGTGCTCAACCTCGTGTTAGGAAGACTTTTGAGCATGGTGCTCCTCCCGGATTTGGTAGCTGGAAGAATGGCCAGCACGTCGTTGGTGCTAGGAActcgaggatggagaaggaaatgtATGGTGAAGTGGGAGACGGATTGCACCAG TCCACCGGTATCAACTTTGACAAGTACGCCGATATCCCCGTCGAAGTCAGCGGTAAGGGCGTTCCCGAACCTGTGACTGAATTTACCAACCCCCCTATCAACCCCATCCTGCTCGAGAATGTCAAGTACGCTCGATACACCACCCCTACCCCTGTTCAAAAGTACTCGATCCCTATCGTTGCCGATGGCCGTGATCTTATGGCTTGTGCCCAAACCGGTTCCGGTAAAACTGGTGgtttccttttccccatccttTCAGCTCTCTTCACCTACGGTCCTTCCGCGCCTCCGGTTGAGCAGGACACTGGCTACGGCTACAGAAGGACAAAGAAGGTTTACCCCACCGCGCTTGTTCTTGCCCCTACCCGTGAACTTGTCTCTCAGATTCACGAAGAGGCTCGTAAATTTGCCTACCGATCTTGGGTTCGACCTGCCGTCGTTTACGGTGGTGCCGACATTGGCTCCCAAATGCGTGCCCTCGACCGAGGATGTGACCTTCTTTCCGCTACCCCTGGTCGTCTTGTCGACTTGATTGAGCGAGGCAAGATCAGTCTTGCCAACGTCAAGTATCTCGTTCTTGACGAAGCCGACCGAATGCTCGACATGGGTTTCGAGCCTCAGATTAGAAGAAtcgttgatgaggaagacaTGCCCGGCGTCCTTGACCGTCAGACTCTCATGTTCTCCGCCACCTTCCCTCGAGAGATCCAGAACCTTGCTCGATCTTTCCTCAAGGAGTACATCTTCTTGACCGTCGGTCGAGTCGGTTCTACTTCCGAAAACATCACCCAGCGTGTCGAGTATGTCGATGACCAGGACAAGCGCTCTTTGCTTCTCGACTTGCTCCTTGCCGAACAGTCTGGCGGTTTGATACTTGTCTTTGTCGAGACGAAGCGCATGGCCGACACTCTCTGTGACTTCCTTTGCTCTCGTCGACACAATGCCACATCTATTCACGGTGACCGTACTCAGCGCGAGCGTGAAGCTGCTCTCTACGCATTCAAATCCGGTCGAGCCCCTATTCTCGTTGCTACCGCCGTCGCCGCTCGAGGTCTCGATATCCCCAACGTCACTCACGTCATCCTCTACGATCTTCCCAACGATGTTGCCGAGTACACTCACCGTATCGGTCGAACTGGTCGTGCAGGAAACGTTGGAACTTCCactgccttcttcaaccggGGAAACACCAACATTGGTAAAGACTTGATTGAGCTTCTCAAAGAGGCGAACCAGGAAGTACCGCAATGGCTTGTTGAGATCTCCTCCGAGAGGAGTTATggcggaggtggtggtgggtaCAGAGGAGGTCGAGGACGAAGCACTGGTGGCGGCAGTGGGAGGATGGCCGGACGAGATATGCGTCAAGGTGGCAGTGGGTAtggcggtggcggtggtggaaggACTGGCGGGTATGGTGGGGGTTACggaggtggtggcggtggtgcCGGATGGGGTAATGGCGGTGGGTTCCCACCTGCGGGTGGCGATTCTGGCGCGAGCTGGTGGTAA
- a CDS encoding polynucleotide kinase 3'-phosphatase gives MPPQKRTAEWPEPPAKKTHPFFTNEPKEHGKFHPSDPALIHFTHLDPFESLPNPSSGTTNPIASVSSSKKIPVAFYDLDGTLIKTRSGNDFPKSRDDWMWWHPSVPEKLKQEWEDGTHLVVISNQGSKKPKIKSEWRAKLPLIAAKMPNNVPLRILAAIEQNNIYRKPNIGMFQAITEIYRARGLEIDMEKSIFVGDAAGRPAKGSRKKDHGNTDYKFAINVGLRFVTPEEHFLGHPRPSFPDPPIGFRPRNLGIFDILPHIVPSHTPITRKTDTEVEIVIFVGYPASGKSSFFRKHFQPAGYVHVNQDTLRTREKCLNVAEQAVKGGKSVVIDNTNRNRETRAYWVALASKLNVPIRLFHFLCPPELAKHNNLYRAYYPPPDEPTRGLLPYIAFAGFETAFEEPKAEEGFKEVRMVNFHWEGSEEQRKKWDMYIE, from the exons ATGCCCCCTCAGAAAAGAACAGCTGAATGGCCAGAGCCACcagcgaagaaga ctcatcccttcttcactAACGAGCCCAAAGAGCACGGCAAGTTCCACCCTTCCGATCCTGCCCTCATCCATTTTACCCACCTCGATCCTTTCGAATCTTTACCAAATCCCTCGTCTGGAACCACCAATCCCATCGCTTCCGTATCGTCCTCCAAAAAGATCCCTGTAGCATTCTACGATCTTGACGGTACATTGATCAAGACACGGTCAGGAAACGATTTCCCCAAAAGCCGAGATGACTGGATGTGGTGGCACCCTTCTGTCCCCGAAAAGCTAAAACaagaatgggaagatgGCACACATTTGGTCGTGATTTCGAATCAAGGGAGTAAGAAACCCAAGATCAAAAGTGAATGGCGGGCCAAGCTGCCTTTGATTGCAGCCAAG atgccGAACAACGTCCCGTTACGTATCTTAGCCGCTATAGAGCAAAACAATATCTACCGGAAACCAAACATTGGCATGTTCCAAGCCATCACCGAAATCTACCGCGCCCGTGGCCTGGAGATTGATATGGAGAAATCCATCTTTGTTGGAGATGCTGCCGGTAGACCTGCCAAAGGCTCACGAAAGAAAGATCACGGGAATACGGATTACAAGTTTGCTATCAATGTTGGACTGAGATTCGTCACACCAGAG GAACATTTTCTAGGTCATCCGcgtccctccttccccgATCCCCCTATAGGCTTCCGGCCCCGCAATCTAGGCATTTTTGACATTC TTCCTCACATCGTCCCATCGCACACTCCTATCACTCGCAAGACTGACACGGAGGTAGAAATCGTCATCTTTGTCGGGTACCCAGCATCCGGCaaatcatccttcttccgcaAACATTTCCAGCCCGCGGGCTACGTCCACGTTAACCAAGATACCTTGCGGACGAGAGAAAAGTGTTTGAATGTGGCGGAACAGGCGGTGAAGGGCGGGAAATCCGTTGTCATTG ACAACACGAACCGAAATCGAGAAACACGAGCCTACTGGGTAGCCCTCGCCTCAAAACTCAACGTCCCTATACG ATTATTTCACTTCCTCTGCCCTCCCGAATTAGCCAAACATAACAACCTCTATCGCGCCTactatcctcctcctgacGAACCTACTCGAGGATTATTGCCATACATCGCCTTTGCCGGCTTCGAGACCGCGTTTGAAGAGCCaaaggcagaagaagggtttAAAGAAGTCAGGATGGTGAATTTTCATTGGGAAGGGTCGGAagagcagaggaagaagtgggatATGTATATTGAAtag
- a CDS encoding anthranilate phosphoribosyltransferase, translating into MSATEYTPDTFKVILKKLVQSPEEFTSEDCAECFRHLCVEGASEAQAGAFLTALTLSGLDASPDIVAACASVLRQYAVSVDNLASASQDKDLAHGMWDYRDSDKEGDGYTGLVDIVGTGGDGWDTYNVSTTAAVVVAGAGVRVAKHGSKAATSTSGSADLLLSLDCRLAFPVSEVHGFLDHSPFLFLFAPHYHPSLAHIAHIRRNLNFRTIFNILGPLINPSTPQRMVLGVAKKELGDTFAEVLRLLNVERALVVCGKEGLDEISCAGETWTWWLENGKITTGSIHPTKDFGLPTHPLSAVRGSTPELNALTFTSILRSSTPPAHLSSPPSPDSPSYAAILDYVLLNAAALLYVSGKASSYKEGVELARESIESGGAWAAFEGFRDASKKAMGEYVDVKTVEDDGGVAAKNGAVKAWLTIKRSKGDTPKADRGE; encoded by the exons ATGTCCGCCACTGAATATACCCCAGACACGTTCAAAGTCATCCTCAAAAAGCTTGTCCAGTCTCCGGAAGAGTTCACCTCAGAGGACTGTGCCGAGTGCTTCAGACACCTTTGTGTTGAAGGCGCTAGCGAAGCCCAG GCCGGTGCTTTTCTTACCGCTCTTACTCTTTCCGGTCTTGACGCCTCTCCCGACATCGTCGCCGCCTGTGCTTCCGTCCTCCGGCAGTATGCTGTCTCCGTCGATAACCTCGCTTCAGCCTCTCAAGATAAAGACTTAGCTCATGGCATGTGGGATTATCGGGATTCCGACAAGGAGGGTGATGGGTATACTGGCCTTGTAGACATTGTCGGGACAGGTGGCGATGGATGGGATACATATAATGTCTCTACGACGGCTGCTGTCGTCGTTGCCGGTGCTGGTGTACGGGTCGCCAAG CATGGGTCCAAGGCCGCTACCTCGACCTCTGGCTCTGccgatcttcttctctccctcgACTGCCGACTCGCCTTCCCCGTCTCTGAAGTCCACGGTTTCCTCGATcactctcccttcctcttcctctttgccCCGCACTACCACCCTTCCCTCGCGCACATTGCTCACATTCGACGAAATCTTAATTTCCGAaccatcttcaacatcctcgGTCCCTTGATCAACCCCTCCACACCGCAGCGTATGGTCTTGGGTGTAGCTAAAAAGGAGCTGGGAGATACTTTCGCAGAGGTTTTAAGATTATTGAATGTGGAGAGGGCGTTAGTCGTTTGTGGAAAAGAGGGTCTGGATGAAATCAGCTGTGCTGGAGAAACTTGG ACTTGGTGGTTGGAGAACGGCAAGATTACCACAGGCTCCATCCACCCCACAAAAGACTTTGGTCTGCCTACCCACCCTCTCTCCGCTGTACGCGGCTCCACCCCCGAACTCAACGCGCTCACTTTCACTTCCATCCTCCGCTCCTCCACACCTCCTGCCcacctctcttctcctccctctcccgaCTCCCCTTCATACGCTGCCATTTTGGATTACGTCCTTCTCAACGCTGCTGCACTCTTGTACGTCTCCGGTAAGGCATCTTCTTATAAAGAAGGTGTCGAATTGGCGCGAGAGAGTATTGAGAGTGGTGGTGCGTGGGCGGCGTTTGAAGGGTTTAGGGACGCAAGTAAGAAAGCGATGGGCGAGTATGTGGATGTGAAGACTGTAGAGGACGATGGAGGTGTGGCGGCGAAGAATGGAGCGGTGAAGGCTTGGTTAACTATCAAAAGGTCAAAGGGCGATACGCCCAAAGCGGACAGGGGTGAATAA
- a CDS encoding cohesin complex subunit SA-1/2, giving the protein MSSPEPEEPRRGSRVRKQVNKFDASQQNGKGKRKHVEDQEDDDQEGLISDPEDESDHEPAPKKKKPAAPRKSRASAGTTKKSGPKAKTKPAAEGVREITEKTDSPLFNALQQPDIALQPLIDEWIETYQQAAGDETSEQKSIHELVVFFIRCCGMATEIEQAEATDDDGIPDVIERVQDESVHVALATYPLISKAKNFKPFHSNLNEFISHFISSLALTPILFHTADNTPHSSLLIPLLLNWLMCMSSSTLRPIRHTSTYMTLRINSALCDVAADVSKDLSVKQRQRDAEVRKAGVTNAAQKRVKAAEDRVKEVQERKQTLEELMQEIFDVMFVHRVRDADPNIRTDCLRELGVWAKKYPDYYVSTSYLSYFTRGCNDTHTHARLETVKALANLYSRETFINNARTLTMRLAPRVTEMATRDVDLSVRVVALQVITLIDRTGILQDEEDEERDKVAKLVYDQEPRIRKAAGAFILGLWEERKEGLKAVWSGLRANKKKRAANIAEDEMSNYLDWKSLAAVLLYTSKSLDDDSSEQPSALKSALFIPSLSNTQMTRATAAVESIGAEHELWKDWESLVDYLLVDHSTNEEDMWLLREDEETFMLQVLLACIEREENEEDEPDRTKTLIKVLPRLFAKHQGDVGRMTGILSIPGHMNLSLYLDMRMSSAYESLWDDISKQFLKYTSPTILTASISAIGHLVANSSLSSINEAKLSELQESLFASLRDAIGSEDVALVTLDDEQISHLEAIMLRITLLQRSMDLVDVMEDEEGQQSSGWDIICAFADRGKLGYKEEATMVDYAVQIIFLHVTWLFKRFSKEDAQDATKVDLLCTRRDTALQTFSPLFLGETTNTANAVRRQAFISFINTHVLFAKRAEGRGGAPASDVCSVAVPDEIQHRLGGAFQAAIERYASVMETRSAGQEESQQPRELTPDEIQEDLHFFQLVSVFVGAIRCGVLEVEHAKEPLAHYSRFGPTYDSIVKKLVDVLRDEGIYNREADAVQHVAGSALQQSFNIFLDSEEDEPTAPLALARVIATAFVIHGSQFAILRQLHPSDVCDFHLEALDFVSRKFSTTVKQEGNARNKEQKSRLTRKKWAVLTFFKVLVPLLGPVTGKDALKIKAHLEDVIDSSGVQLTTNKGWDGYRAYEKRLIGIASKDPNVKMMASKKVIEREDTEG; this is encoded by the exons ATGTCTTCACCAGAACCAGAGGAGCCTCGTAGAGGTTCAAGGGTCAGAAAGCAGGTTAACAAGTTTGATGCTAGTCAGCAGA AcggaaagggcaagagaAAGCATGTCGAAGACCAGGAGGACGACGATCAGGAGGGTTTGATATCGGATCCGGAAGATGAGTCTGATCACGAGCCAGctcccaagaagaagaagcctgCAGCACCTCGAAAATCCCGAGCCTCTGCGGGTACTACCAAGAAGAGCGGGCCAAAGGCAAAGACAAAGCCTGCTGCTGAAGGCGTGAGGGAAATCACGGAAAAGACTGATTCGCCTTTATTTA ATGCACTCCAGCAACCTGATATCGCCCTTCAACCTCTCATTGATGAGTGGATAGAGACCTACCAACAAGCCGCTGGTGATGAAACCTCGGAGCAGAAATCCATTCACGAACTGGTTGTCTTTTTTATTCGATGTTGCGGTATGGCTACCGAGATCGAGCAAGCTGAAGCGACCGATGACGATGGTATCCCCGATGTCATCGAGCGAGTGCAGGATGAAAGCGTCCACGTAGCGTTGGCTACTTATCCCTTGATTTCCAAAGCAAAGAACTTCAAGCCCTTCCACTCCAATTTAAACGAGTTCATCTCACATTTTATCTCATCGCTCGCTCTCACGCCTATCCTCTTTCACACTGCCGACAATACTCCTCATTCATCTCTGCTCATCCCACTCCTCCTCAACTGGCTGATGTGtatgtcatcatcaactcTTCGACCCATCCGTCATACCTCAACATACATGACGCTCAGAATAAACTCGGCCTTGTGTGACGTTGCTGCGGATGTGAGCAAGGACCTGAGCGTTAAGCAAAGGCAGCGAGATGCAGAAGTTAGGAAAGCTGGAGTTACAAATGCAGCGCagaagagagtgaaggcTGCCGAGGACAGGGTCAAGGAAGTGCAAGAGAGAAAGCAAActttggaagagttgatgCAAGAAATCTTTGATGT GATGTTCGTCCACCGAGTTCGCGATGCCGATCCCAACATCCGAACCGACTGTCTGCGTGAATTAGGTGTTTGGGCCAAAAAATACCCAGACTACTACGTCTCGACTTCTTATCTCTCCTATTTCACCCGTGGCTGCAACGATACCCACACTCATGCCCGACTTGAGACTGTCAAGGCTCTTGCCAACCTCTACAGCCGAGAAACCTTTATCAATAATGCTCGAACCTTGACGATGCGTTTAGCCCCTAGGGTGACTGAAATGGCCACGAGGGATGTGGATTTGAGTGTGAGGGTAGTGGCTTTGCAGGTGATTACACTTATAGACAGGACGGGTATTCTACaagacgaggaggacgaagaaagAGATAAGGTGGCGAAGCTTGTTTACGACCAGGAGCCTCGAATTCGAAAAGCTGCAGGGGCGTTCATCCTTGGTTtgtgggaagagagaaaagaaggtcTAAAAGCAGTCTGGTCGGGTCTGAGAgcgaacaagaagaagcgtgCAGCAAATATCGCCGAAGACGAAATGTCCAACTACCTTGATTGGAAATCCCTCGCTGCAGTTCTCCTCTACACTTCTAAATCCTTGGACGACGACTCTTCTGAACAACCCTCTGCTCTCAAATCAGCCCTATTCATTCCGTCTTTATCCAACACACAGATGACAAGAGCGACTGCTGCAGTAGAGTCTATCGGTGCTGAGCATGAACTGTGGAAAGACTGGGAGAGCTTGGTGGACTATCTTTTAGTGGATCACTCGACTaacgaagaagatatgTGGCTGCTCcgtgaagatgaggagacATTCATGTTGCAGGTGCTTTTGGCTTGTATTGAGCgggaagagaatgaagaggatgagccAGATAGGACCAAAACGTTGATAAAGGTTTTACCTCGGTTATTTGCCAAGCACCAAGGTGATGTTGGTCGAATGACTGGGATTCTATCTATTCCCGGACACATGAATCTCAGTCTCTATCTCGACATGCGCATGTCGTCT GCCTACGAATCCCTCTGGGATGACATCAGCAAACAGTTCCTAAAATACACCTCCCCTACCATCCTCACAGCATCCATTTCCGCCATCGGCCATCTCGTCGccaactcttctctttcatctaTCAATGAAGCCAAGCTTTCTGAGCTACAGGAGTCTCTCTTCGCTTCTCTAAGAGATGCGATTGGCTCTGAAGATGTTGCGCTTGTCactttggatgatgagcaaaTCAGCCACTTGGAAGCAATCATGCTGAGGATAACGTTACTGCAGAGAAGTATGGATTTGGTGGATGTtatggaggatgaggaagggcAACAAAGTAGCGGATGGGACATTATCTGTGCATTTGCGGATAGAGGCAAATTGGGGTACAAGGAGGAAGCTACT ATGGTGGACTATGCTGTTcaaatcatcttcctccacgTCACTTGGCTCTTCAAGAGGTTTAGCAAAGAAGACGCGCAAGATGCCACCAAGGTTGATCTCCTTTGCACCCGACGCGATACCGCCCTTCAGACTTTTAGCCCGCTTTTCCTCGGAGAAACGACCAATACTGCCAATGCTGTACGACGTCAAGCCTTTATCTCTTTCATTAATACGCACGTATTGTTCGCCAAACGTGCTGAGGGTAGGGGCGGAGCTCCAGCGAGCGATGTTTGTTCTGTGGCTGTGCCGGACGAAATACAGCATAGACTGGGAGGGGCGTTCCAAGCGGCGATTGAGAGGTATGCTTCCGTCATGGAGACTAGATCAGCAGGACAGGAAGAGAGTCAACAAC CCCGCGAGCTCACTCCTGATGAGATCCAAGAGGATCTCCATTTTTTCCAACTCGTTTCCGTTTTTGTCGGTGCCATCCGGTGTGGTGTCCTCGAGGTTGAACATGCCAAGGAGCCTCTTGCGCATTATAGTCGTTTTGGTCCAACTTACGATTCGATTGTCAAGAAGCTCGTTGATGTACTTCGAGATGAGGGTATCTACAACAGGGAAGCAGACGCGGTGCAGCATGTTGCGGGAAGCGCGTTGCAGCAATCGttcaacatcttcctcgactctgaggaagacgagcCAACAGCTCCTCTGGCTCTTGCCCGTGTTATTGCCACTGCGTTCGTCATCCATGGTTCCCAATTCGCTATCCTACGACAGCTACATCCATCTGATGTCTGCGACTTCCACCTCGAAGCACTTGACTTCGTTTCTCGCAAATTCTCAACGACTGTCAAACAGGAAGGGAATGCAAGGAATAAGGAGCAAAAATCCAGACTAACAAGGAAAAAGTGGGCAGTGCTCACATTTTTCAAGGTACtcgttcctcttcttggtcCTGTTACTGGTAAAGACGCTCTCAAGATCAAGGCTCATCTCGAAGATGTAATTGACTCTTCTGGGGTGCAATTGACAACCAACAAGGGTTGGGATGGCTACCGAGCGTACGAAAAGAGATTAATAGGGATCGCAAGCAAGGACCCGAATGTGAAAATGATGGCGAGCAAGAAGGTTATAGAGAGGGAGGATACTGAagggtga
- a CDS encoding MFS transporter, SIT family, siderophore-iron:H symporter has translation MPDQLYPEHELERAISSTKNADDSTAFGEKSPGVRRIEIIAACFTTWHRWVLFISVFLMAYSYGLDGSVRFTYQSEALSELGTSAQVSTVTVVRSIVAAAAQPGFAKISDYFGRVSILVISVILYVVGTIVTATSTNLAAFCGGSVLYQFGYTGVQLLVEVLIADVTSLRSRLIFSYIPATPFLINAWISGNVASAVLTHSTWGWGIGMWAIIFPVTVIPLLFSLIQAEWRAHRKGLLREIPSPLRTLGNRHMWADIFWQIDLLGLLLLAAVLALILLPFTLAGGVGSIWRTARVIAPLVVGFVVALPLFVIWELKFARHPMLPFRILKDRQVLASLFIAMLLNTAWYTQGDYLYYTLLVAFDRDIISATRVQNIYSFTSVVIGVCLGLIIRKVRRLKWFIVAGTLLFVLAFGLLIRYRGGYSVSDFAGLVAAEVVLGIAGGLFPYPTQVMIQSAVQHERTAVVTSLYLASYSVGSALGNTIAAAIWTNTMPSHLYNDLLRAGLSTVDASTLQALAYASPLQFIAEYAPGTPEREAVGSAYREVQRYLTITGICLSTVIVFVSLTLRNPRLGDEQSLPDAEKLEKVASEVSGTTEETTKTKHEN, from the exons ATGCCAGACCAGCTCTATCCGGAGCATGAGCTTGAAAGGGCCATTAGCAGCACCAAGAATGCTGATGACTCCACTGCTTTTGGTGAGAAGTCTCCGGGTGTAAGAAGGATTGAAATCATTGCAGCCTGCTTCACAACCTGGCATCGATGGGTTTTGTTCATCTCTGTGTTTTTGATGGCTT ATAGCTATGGCCTGGATGGCTCTGTCCGATTCACCTACCAATCGGAGGCACTCTCTGAGCTTGGCACTTCTGCTCAAGTCTCCACTGTCACTGTTGTCCGTTCTATTGTAGCTGCGGCTGCCCAACCCGGGTTTGCAAAGATCAGTGACTATTTTGGTCGTGTCAGTATCTTGGTCATCAGCGTAATCCTTTATGTGGTCG GAACTATTGTGACCGCAACCTCCACGAACCTCGCCGCCTTCTGTGGTGGTTCAGTCCTCTATCAATTCGGTTACACCGGTGTGCAGCTGCTCGTCGAAGTCTTGATCGCGGACGTTACTTCCCTTCGTTCCAGACTGATCTTCAGCTATATCCCTGCTAcccctttcctcatcaacgCCTGGATCAGTGGTAATGTGGCTTCCGCTGTCTTGACACATTCGACCTGGGGTTGGGGTATCG GTATGTGggccatcatcttccccgTCACGGtcatccctctcctcttctctcttaTCCAAGCTGAATGGAGAGCCCATCGCAAGGGTCTCCTGCGAGAAATCCCCTCTCCCCTCCGCACTCTCGGTAACCGACACATGTGGGCCGATATCTTCTGGCAGATCGATCTCCTCggtctccttctcctcgccGCCGTCCTTGCCCTCATCCTGCTCCCCTTCACCCTCGCTGGCGGTGTCGGAAGTATCTGGAGGACAGCGAGGGTCATCGCCCCTTTGGTGGTTGGATTCGTGGTGGCTTTGCCGTTGTTTGTAATTTGGGAATTGAAGTTCGCTAGGCACCCAATGTTGCCATTTAGGATCTTGAAGGATAGGCAGGTGCTGGCGTCACTGTTTATTGCCATGCTTTTGAACACTGCGTGGTACACGCAGGGCGATTATCTGTACTACACCTTGCTCGTTGCATTTGACCG AGACATCATCTCTGCTACTCGAGTACAAAATATCTACTCCTTCACTTCCGTCGTCATCGGTGTCTGCTTGGGCCTTATTATCCGTAAAGTCCGCCGACTGAAATGGTTTATCGTCGCCGGtactctcctcttcgtcctcgcTTTTGGTCTTCTCATTCGATACCGAGGAGGTTACTCTGTTTCCGACTTTGCCGGTCTTGTCGCAGCTGAAGTGGTCTTGGGTATTGCCG GTGGTCTCTTCCCTTACCCAACCCAGGTTATGATTCAATCTGCCGTCCAACACGAGCGCACAGCCGTCGTGACATCCCTCTATCTTGCTTCATACTCTGTCGGTTCAGCCCTCGGTAACACCATCGCTGCCGCCATTTGGACCAACACCATGCCTAGCCATCTGTACAACGACCTCCTCCGTGCCGGTCTCTCCACGGTAGACGCATCCACCCTCCAAGCGCTTGCTTATGCTAGTCCTCTCCAGTTTATCGCAGAGTATGCGCCTGGTACGCCGGAGAGAGAGGCGGTAGGTAGTGCATATAGAGAGGTGCAGAGGTATCTGACGATCACGGGTATCTGTCTTTCGACCGTGATTGTGTTCGTGTCTCTTACGTTGAGGAACCCGAGACTTGGTGATGAGCAGAGCTTGCCAGATGCCGAGAAGCTCGAAAAGGTGGCCAGTGAGGTGTCGGGAACCACTGAAGAAACTACAAAGACGAAGCACGAGAACTAG